From a region of the Paenibacillus segetis genome:
- a CDS encoding glutamate synthase subunit beta yields MSTPTGFMEFKRQLPGDRSPSERVKDWEQFHKHMSDEELRTQGSRCMDCGTPYCHTGIDMIGGTSGCPVHNLIPEWNHLIYRDLWKEALDRLHKTNNFPEFTGTVCPAPCEGSCTVGLIGQPVAIKTIEQAIIDRGFEEGWVVPEPPEKRTGHKVAVVGSGPAGLACAAQLNKAGHEVTVYERSDRIGGLLMYGIPTMKLDKAVVQRRVDLLAAEGVKFVTNTEIGKDIPAQQLVDEFAAVVLCGGATKPREFNIEGSQLKGVHYAMPFLSGTIKSYLDSGLSDGNFLSAKDKDVIVIGGGDTGSDCVATALRHGCTSITQFGTHTKAPMQRDQLQNPWPQFPNVYTLDYAHEEAKALFGEDPREFSIMTTRFVGDEEGQLKELHTIDIQRIVDETGRKIYQPIPGTERVFPAQMALIAIGFDGPESTIIEELGLAQDRRSNVKARYGKYTTNADKVFAAGDMRRGQSLVVWAIHEGREVAREVDKFLMGASVLP; encoded by the coding sequence ATGTCTACACCAACAGGTTTTATGGAATTCAAACGTCAACTTCCGGGTGACCGGAGCCCTTCCGAGCGGGTCAAGGATTGGGAGCAATTTCATAAGCATATGTCGGATGAAGAACTGCGGACACAAGGATCTCGCTGTATGGATTGCGGCACACCTTATTGTCACACAGGGATTGATATGATAGGTGGAACTTCAGGTTGTCCGGTGCATAATCTGATTCCCGAATGGAATCACTTGATTTACCGTGATTTGTGGAAAGAAGCGCTAGATCGTCTACACAAGACGAACAATTTCCCTGAGTTTACAGGAACGGTATGCCCTGCACCATGTGAAGGATCTTGTACAGTGGGGTTGATCGGGCAGCCTGTAGCTATTAAGACGATAGAGCAAGCTATAATCGATCGTGGATTTGAAGAGGGATGGGTCGTTCCTGAGCCTCCTGAGAAACGAACGGGACACAAGGTAGCTGTTGTTGGTTCTGGGCCGGCTGGGCTTGCTTGTGCAGCTCAGTTAAACAAGGCGGGACATGAAGTAACCGTTTATGAACGATCGGACCGAATCGGGGGATTGCTCATGTACGGGATTCCGACGATGAAACTGGATAAAGCCGTAGTTCAACGTCGTGTAGATCTATTAGCTGCTGAAGGCGTAAAATTCGTGACGAATACGGAGATCGGCAAAGATATTCCGGCTCAGCAACTCGTTGATGAATTTGCTGCAGTTGTTCTATGCGGCGGAGCAACGAAGCCACGTGAATTTAATATTGAAGGTAGCCAATTGAAGGGTGTACATTACGCTATGCCATTTCTGTCGGGTACCATTAAGAGTTATCTCGACTCGGGACTAAGTGACGGCAATTTTTTATCTGCTAAAGACAAAGATGTGATTGTCATTGGTGGGGGGGATACCGGATCAGATTGTGTAGCAACGGCGTTACGCCATGGCTGTACAAGTATCACGCAGTTTGGTACTCATACTAAAGCACCGATGCAACGAGATCAACTTCAGAATCCATGGCCTCAGTTCCCCAATGTATATACGCTGGATTATGCTCATGAAGAAGCTAAAGCGTTGTTCGGGGAAGATCCTCGTGAGTTCTCAATCATGACAACGCGATTTGTTGGCGATGAAGAGGGACAATTGAAGGAACTGCATACGATCGATATTCAGCGGATCGTTGATGAGACAGGACGTAAGATATATCAACCCATTCCAGGGACAGAGCGTGTCTTTCCAGCACAAATGGCATTGATCGCTATCGGCTTTGATGGTCCTGAATCAACGATTATCGAAGAGCTTGGGCTTGCACAAGATCGTCGGAGTAATGTGAAAGCACGTTATGGCAAATACACTACGAATGCAGATAAAGTGTTTGCCGCCGGGGACATGCGTCGTGGACAAAGTCTCGTAGTATGGGCCATTCATGAAGGGCGGGAAGTAGCCCGTGAAGTAGATAAATTCTTAATGGGTGCATCGGTATTACCTTAA
- a CDS encoding dihydrofolate reductase — MGVSLIWAMAKNGAIGRNNQLPWRLPADLKFFKEQTTGKTMIMGRKTWESMGSKPLPNRRSVVLTGDRAYQAEGADIVYSVDEAMEYAKDGELMIIGGAGVFQHFIPLADTLYVTRIDEDIEGDVFFPHFDWNDFELTWETQGIRDEKNPYDYRFLIYKRRA, encoded by the coding sequence ATGGGCGTGTCACTAATATGGGCCATGGCCAAGAATGGAGCAATAGGTCGCAATAATCAGCTACCTTGGAGATTACCTGCTGATTTGAAGTTTTTTAAAGAGCAAACCACAGGGAAAACAATGATTATGGGCCGGAAAACTTGGGAATCCATGGGGAGCAAGCCACTTCCAAATCGGCGTAGCGTTGTGTTAACAGGGGATCGTGCTTATCAGGCGGAGGGTGCAGACATTGTGTATTCAGTAGATGAAGCTATGGAGTATGCAAAAGATGGAGAACTCATGATTATTGGCGGGGCTGGCGTGTTCCAACACTTTATACCTTTAGCTGATACGCTCTATGTCACCCGGATCGATGAAGATATCGAAGGGGATGTATTCTTCCCTCATTTCGACTGGAATGATTTCGAGTTGACCTGGGAGACACAGGGAATTCGTGATGAGAAGAATCCTTATGATTACCGGTTTTTAATCTATAAACGCCGAGCGTAA
- the thyA gene encoding thymidylate synthase yields MRNYLDLLQDVLDNGTQKDDRTGTGTRSVFGRQLRFDLSKGFPLVTTKRIHLKSVVHELLWFLKGDTNISYLKENGVRIWDEWADENGDLGPVYGSQWRSWESADGRKIDQIANVIESIKNNPDSRRHLVSAWNVGEVDNMKLPPCHFVFQFYVANGKLSCMLTMRSVDTFLGLPFNIASYSLLTHMVAQQCGLEVGEFIWSGGDVHIYSNHLEQVQTQLEREPLALPRLVIKRKPESIFDYVYEDFEFEGYEHHPAIKATVAV; encoded by the coding sequence ATGAGAAACTATTTAGATTTGTTACAAGATGTATTAGACAATGGAACGCAAAAGGATGATCGAACAGGTACGGGAACTAGATCCGTATTTGGACGTCAATTACGTTTTGATCTGAGCAAAGGATTTCCGTTGGTTACGACCAAACGAATCCATTTGAAGTCAGTTGTACACGAGCTTCTCTGGTTCCTTAAAGGAGATACCAACATCTCATATTTAAAAGAGAACGGTGTTCGAATCTGGGATGAGTGGGCGGACGAGAACGGTGACCTCGGTCCAGTGTATGGATCGCAGTGGCGGTCATGGGAATCTGCAGATGGGCGTAAAATCGACCAAATTGCTAATGTGATCGAGTCGATCAAGAACAACCCGGATTCTCGTCGACATTTGGTGAGTGCTTGGAATGTGGGTGAGGTTGATAACATGAAGCTGCCTCCTTGCCATTTCGTATTCCAGTTTTATGTAGCGAACGGCAAACTTTCTTGTATGCTAACGATGCGTTCAGTAGATACATTCCTCGGATTACCGTTTAATATTGCTAGTTATTCGCTACTGACGCATATGGTAGCACAGCAGTGTGGACTTGAGGTTGGTGAGTTCATCTGGTCGGGTGGCGATGTCCATATTTACTCCAACCATCTTGAACAGGTTCAGACTCAATTGGAGAGAGAGCCACTAGCTCTTCCTCGCCTTGTGATCAAACGTAAACCTGAATCTATTTTTGACTATGTGTATGAGGATTTTGAGTTTGAAGGTTATGAACATCACCCTGCCATTAAGGCAACGGTAGCTGTCTAA
- a CDS encoding NAD(P)H-dependent oxidoreductase yields the protein MKVSVILGHPYDKSFNHAIAEKVTSTLARNGHEVSFHDLYQEQFNPIITPQELISDKSDDPLVQFHCNQIKEADGIVIIHPNWWGQPPAILKGWIDRVLRQEVAYTFDAGDSGGGLPIGLLKAKVGVVFNTSNTPVEREINVFGDPLERIWKSCVFDFCGLNHVIRKMYCVVADSTPEERAEWLQDSVNVINEHFPKGNI from the coding sequence ATGAAAGTATCCGTCATCTTAGGCCATCCATACGATAAAAGTTTTAATCATGCAATTGCTGAAAAGGTAACCTCTACTCTAGCGAGGAATGGACATGAGGTATCCTTCCACGATCTGTATCAGGAACAATTTAATCCGATTATTACGCCGCAAGAACTGATTAGCGATAAAAGCGATGATCCACTAGTCCAATTTCATTGTAACCAGATTAAAGAAGCTGATGGTATTGTAATTATCCATCCGAATTGGTGGGGACAACCACCGGCCATTCTAAAAGGATGGATTGATCGGGTTCTTCGTCAAGAAGTAGCTTATACTTTTGATGCAGGAGATAGTGGGGGTGGTCTGCCCATTGGTCTACTAAAAGCTAAAGTTGGTGTGGTCTTTAACACCTCGAATACCCCTGTTGAACGGGAAATCAACGTCTTTGGAGATCCACTCGAGAGAATTTGGAAGTCGTGCGTATTCGACTTTTGTGGTCTGAATCATGTCATTCGTAAGATGTATTGTGTTGTTGCAGACAGTACACCTGAAGAACGAGCGGAGTGGTTGCAGGATTCCGTGAATGTAATAAACGAGCATTTTCCCAAGGGAAATATATAA
- a CDS encoding NUDIX hydrolase, producing MKRIDIVYSLITNPDNTKVLMVKNSGRNTWTLPGGTVEPNETLQMAAMREAKEETGLDIMTYGVVAVNEVILEEDEEHLVLITFHAEITGGQEEIMLPEEILEIAWIDLNQADELMPYYKEGLSNIVAKNQQVTYFYEGVI from the coding sequence ATGAAAAGAATTGATATCGTATATTCGTTAATTACTAACCCGGACAATACAAAGGTCTTAATGGTAAAAAATAGTGGTAGAAACACCTGGACTCTACCTGGTGGTACGGTGGAACCAAATGAGACGCTGCAGATGGCGGCTATGCGGGAGGCAAAGGAAGAAACCGGACTTGATATTATGACCTATGGCGTGGTTGCGGTAAATGAAGTCATTTTGGAGGAAGATGAAGAGCATCTCGTCTTAATTACTTTTCACGCAGAAATTACAGGTGGACAAGAGGAAATAATGCTACCGGAAGAAATTTTGGAAATCGCTTGGATTGATTTGAATCAGGCGGATGAATTGATGCCTTATTATAAGGAAGGATTAAGCAATATTGTGGCGAAAAATCAGCAAGTCACTTACTTTTACGAGGGAGTTATTTAG
- a CDS encoding DinB family protein: MEEKAQLLQQFHNWVNFVHMLEDRETALWNTPIAEEKWAVRDVVSHIMHWDMYFLNEAIVKIAHNQPVTSKHLDYDEFNEQACELGRKISLTKLAEQTIEVRKQIIEHITSMTEEQYDGIYMDEDGNNFGIVAFLQDFIEHDQHHMKQIMNLLKQLT, encoded by the coding sequence ATGGAGGAAAAAGCACAACTGCTGCAACAGTTCCATAATTGGGTCAACTTTGTACATATGCTCGAAGATCGGGAAACGGCACTATGGAATACTCCTATTGCGGAAGAGAAATGGGCCGTTCGAGATGTAGTGAGTCATATTATGCATTGGGATATGTATTTCTTAAACGAAGCGATTGTAAAGATTGCTCACAATCAACCTGTTACTTCTAAGCATTTGGATTACGACGAATTCAATGAACAAGCATGTGAGTTAGGAAGAAAGATTAGTCTCACTAAATTAGCAGAACAGACTATTGAAGTTCGTAAGCAAATTATTGAACATATAACTTCCATGACGGAGGAGCAATATGATGGAATTTATATGGATGAGGACGGTAACAATTTCGGCATAGTAGCATTTTTACAGGATTTCATTGAGCATGACCAACACCATATGAAGCAAATTATGAACTTACTGAAACAGCTTACTTAG
- a CDS encoding Lrp/AsnC family transcriptional regulator, translated as MDHIDSQIIELLQQNSRMTSSDISKCIHLSVPSVAERIRKLEDKGIIERFTLKLNRNAIGQALMAYVSVMLERTENIDSFRATIIQSRYVLECHHLAGEYDYMLKVAVPDISTLEQFISVSLKNIQGVSKTNTVIILSTLKEE; from the coding sequence GTGGATCACATTGATTCTCAAATCATTGAGTTATTACAACAGAACAGCCGTATGACCAGCTCTGATATCAGTAAATGCATACATTTATCAGTACCGTCCGTGGCGGAGAGAATCAGGAAACTAGAAGATAAAGGAATCATTGAACGTTTCACATTGAAGTTGAATCGAAATGCAATAGGGCAAGCTTTAATGGCTTATGTATCCGTGATGCTCGAGCGAACCGAAAATATAGATTCTTTCAGAGCTACAATCATCCAATCACGATATGTGTTAGAGTGCCATCACCTGGCAGGGGAATATGATTACATGCTCAAGGTGGCTGTGCCCGATATCTCTACTTTGGAACAATTCATCTCGGTATCCCTAAAGAATATCCAAGGTGTATCGAAGACCAATACGGTCATTATCCTGTCCACTTTAAAGGAAGAATGA
- a CDS encoding LysE family translocator, translating to MEPYIILKGLILGFSIAAPIGPIGVMCIRTTLSSGRHIGIAAGFGAATADACYGLIAGLGLTALSSFLLHYGDLIHFCGGIFLCYLGLLTFLREPAHVIETSEHAILGSFASTFLLTLTNPVTIISFAGIFAATGLTASNGNGIQIIGLVSGVFIGSAVWWILLSIGVSLFRSVILTSASLRLVNRLSAVILFGFGMWTLIH from the coding sequence ATGGAACCATACATAATATTGAAAGGTCTGATCTTAGGTTTTTCCATTGCGGCCCCGATCGGTCCGATTGGAGTCATGTGCATTCGCACGACACTATCAAGCGGTCGACACATCGGAATAGCAGCTGGATTCGGCGCAGCTACGGCTGATGCCTGTTATGGATTGATTGCCGGTCTCGGACTAACAGCACTTTCTTCTTTTCTACTTCATTACGGTGATCTTATACACTTTTGCGGCGGTATATTTCTATGTTATCTTGGACTTCTTACATTTCTTCGTGAACCAGCTCATGTAATCGAGACTTCGGAGCACGCTATCCTAGGATCATTTGCCTCAACGTTCTTACTAACTCTTACCAATCCCGTGACCATTATATCCTTTGCTGGTATTTTTGCCGCAACAGGATTGACAGCATCTAATGGAAACGGCATACAAATAATAGGTCTCGTTAGCGGCGTATTTATAGGATCAGCTGTATGGTGGATTCTATTAAGTATAGGAGTAAGTCTGTTCCGTTCAGTGATCTTAACTTCTGCATCCCTCCGTCTCGTCAATCGTCTATCTGCTGTTATTCTCTTTGGGTTTGGTATGTGGACATTAATACATTGA
- a CDS encoding VOC family protein, protein MNKFSHIDLRVHNLEIALPFYEGLLPSLGFTRTFHSANWRVFAAEGELPSAPYFAIIEDTNHKPNGNLIGFWAENREEVDRIAELVKELGGKINSGPQLFPISPTYYAVYFEDPCGNAYEIVHRFN, encoded by the coding sequence ATGAACAAATTTAGCCATATCGACCTTCGTGTCCATAATCTTGAAATCGCACTACCCTTCTACGAGGGGCTACTTCCGAGCCTCGGATTTACGAGAACTTTTCATAGTGCAAATTGGAGAGTCTTTGCAGCGGAGGGTGAGCTTCCTAGTGCACCATATTTCGCCATCATAGAGGATACTAATCATAAGCCTAATGGAAATTTAATCGGGTTCTGGGCCGAGAATCGAGAGGAAGTAGATCGTATCGCCGAATTGGTCAAGGAATTGGGTGGTAAGATCAATAGTGGGCCACAACTTTTTCCGATTAGTCCTACTTACTATGCCGTATATTTCGAAGACCCTTGCGGAAATGCTTATGAAATTGTCCATAGATTTAACTGA
- a CDS encoding SRPBCC domain-containing protein, giving the protein MKGQTATVGFQVGVRRTFPISQEQAWALLLSSKGLQVWLGDLPSLDLQVGHKFSSKDGIHGELRVVKPLHQLRMSWQRKGWEKPSTLQIRLYPNPSNADKTTISFHQEKLQDAWVREDMKQHWEEVVNKIMELSLSKCE; this is encoded by the coding sequence TTGAAAGGTCAAACGGCTACAGTTGGGTTCCAGGTTGGTGTCCGTAGAACGTTCCCGATCTCTCAAGAGCAAGCATGGGCACTATTATTATCCTCCAAAGGGTTACAGGTATGGTTAGGCGATTTGCCATCATTAGATTTGCAAGTGGGACATAAGTTTTCAAGTAAGGATGGTATTCATGGTGAATTACGTGTAGTGAAGCCGTTACATCAGCTTCGGATGTCATGGCAGAGGAAGGGTTGGGAGAAGCCGTCAACTTTACAAATTCGCCTATATCCTAATCCATCGAATGCTGACAAGACAACCATTAGCTTTCATCAGGAAAAATTACAAGATGCATGGGTAAGAGAAGATATGAAACAACACTGGGAGGAAGTAGTTAACAAGATCATGGAATTATCGCTGAGTAAGTGTGAGTAA
- a CDS encoding GNAT family N-acetyltransferase, with protein MNNPIQTYQATIADLDQIVPIFDEYRVFYGQESDVEGARQFLFSHLEHRESVIFMAKDTVSGQCAGYTQLYPVFSSISLKRSWILNDLFVLKDYRNQGIAKMLLTEAAEFAHQTKAKGIELSTAWDNSRAQRLYEQFGFIRDEEFYYYYLKL; from the coding sequence ATGAACAATCCAATTCAAACGTATCAGGCTACAATTGCAGACTTAGATCAAATCGTACCTATTTTTGATGAGTATCGAGTTTTTTATGGTCAAGAATCAGATGTAGAAGGGGCGCGGCAATTTTTATTCAGTCACCTTGAACATCGAGAATCCGTCATATTTATGGCTAAGGATACCGTTTCGGGTCAATGCGCTGGATATACTCAGTTATATCCCGTATTCTCGTCCATTTCGTTGAAGAGGTCTTGGATCTTAAATGATTTATTTGTCTTGAAGGATTACCGCAATCAAGGGATTGCCAAGATGCTCCTAACGGAGGCGGCTGAATTTGCTCACCAGACGAAGGCGAAAGGAATTGAATTAAGTACGGCATGGGATAACAGTCGTGCACAAAGGTTGTATGAGCAATTTGGATTTATTAGAGATGAGGAATTTTATTACTATTATTTGAAGCTATAA
- a CDS encoding GNAT family N-acetyltransferase codes for MGNEIQITTIDCLVPSLVDQFSDLLIRVVEDGASIGFLPPLSMDEAVKYWNDVIEPGVILWAAVLNDTLVGTVQLQLAQKQNARHRAEIAKLMVHPQYRRKGIAQLLMQAAEDQARMEGRSLLILDTRAGDPSNKLYLSLDYIEAGRIPNFAQSADGTLHETVLYYKKIGQ; via the coding sequence ATGGGGAATGAAATTCAAATCACCACAATAGATTGTTTAGTGCCATCGCTTGTAGATCAATTTTCAGATTTGTTAATAAGAGTCGTAGAGGATGGAGCATCTATTGGCTTTCTTCCTCCACTGAGCATGGATGAAGCCGTAAAGTATTGGAATGATGTCATTGAACCAGGGGTTATTCTGTGGGCGGCTGTACTGAATGATACTTTAGTAGGAACGGTACAACTTCAATTAGCTCAGAAACAAAATGCTCGTCATCGAGCTGAAATCGCCAAATTAATGGTGCATCCCCAGTATCGGAGGAAGGGCATTGCTCAATTGCTGATGCAAGCAGCTGAAGATCAGGCGAGGATGGAAGGCAGAAGCCTGTTAATTCTGGATACCCGAGCAGGCGATCCATCAAATAAGCTGTATCTTTCACTGGATTATATAGAGGCGGGGCGAATTCCAAACTTTGCGCAGTCTGCTGATGGAACATTGCATGAGACGGTTTTATATTATAAGAAAATAGGACAGTGA
- a CDS encoding HAMP domain-containing sensor histidine kinase yields the protein MWVFISGKRSIRAQLIWAIFICFIVTTTGYSLVSANINKPIGLLVFIGIYILCFIFLTRNIVRTLWQLSNGLMVIARGNLDYRLPTSRLDELGTVSQNVNHMAEQLQKQVERERQLESSRMELITNVSHDLRTPLTSIIGYLDLLKKQAFQGEEERERYIHNAFNKTQQLKTLIDDLFEYTRLSHGDVQMNFQEVDFHSLIEQMLSEFEPVAREQGVNLIKALSPDPVIMSIDAEKMVRAIDNLLMNALKFSIIPGEIRVNLFSGGRVVKLSIENQGNPITKEQEEQLFERFYTMHTLQSDGNMPSGYGLGLSIAKNVVELQGGRIWLDHHEGYYKFNIELKRPIANNRGKKVLYGEHGE from the coding sequence ATGTGGGTATTTATAAGTGGAAAAAGAAGCATTCGTGCGCAACTGATCTGGGCGATCTTTATCTGTTTCATTGTAACAACTACAGGATATTCCTTGGTTTCTGCAAACATAAACAAACCAATAGGGCTTTTGGTGTTTATTGGAATTTATATATTGTGCTTCATCTTTCTCACTCGAAATATCGTTAGAACTCTTTGGCAACTGTCCAATGGATTGATGGTCATTGCAAGAGGGAATTTGGATTATCGACTTCCTACATCAAGGTTAGATGAGTTAGGGACCGTTTCACAGAACGTCAATCACATGGCAGAGCAATTACAAAAACAAGTTGAACGTGAACGACAGTTAGAGAGTTCTAGAATGGAGTTAATCACCAATGTATCTCATGATCTGAGGACTCCTTTAACGAGCATCATTGGATATCTGGATTTACTTAAGAAGCAGGCTTTTCAAGGCGAAGAAGAACGTGAACGTTATATTCATAATGCCTTTAATAAAACGCAGCAACTCAAAACATTGATCGATGATTTGTTCGAATATACGCGATTATCGCATGGTGATGTTCAAATGAACTTTCAGGAAGTCGATTTTCATAGTTTGATTGAACAGATGCTGTCTGAATTTGAACCGGTTGCTAGAGAGCAGGGAGTTAATCTCATTAAGGCACTAAGTCCTGATCCCGTGATTATGAGTATTGATGCTGAGAAAATGGTTCGAGCCATAGATAATCTACTCATGAATGCATTGAAATTTTCGATCATACCCGGCGAAATTAGAGTTAATCTCTTCTCAGGTGGAAGAGTTGTTAAGCTGTCTATTGAAAATCAAGGAAATCCTATAACCAAAGAACAAGAAGAACAACTTTTTGAAAGATTCTATACGATGCACACATTACAGAGCGACGGTAACATGCCATCCGGATATGGCCTAGGTCTATCCATTGCTAAAAATGTTGTTGAGCTGCAAGGCGGTCGCATTTGGCTTGATCATCATGAAGGATATTATAAATTCAATATTGAATTGAAGAGACCTATAGCCAATAATAGGGGGAAAAAAGTATTGTATGGAGAACATGGGGAATGA
- a CDS encoding response regulator transcription factor, translated as MSVKILVVDDDREIRDILHIYLRNEGYHVVEAENGVKALEMLQLEAFDLIILDIMMPHLDGISACLKIRENSGIPIIMLSAKGEDLDKITGLSTGGDDYMTKPFNPLELIARIKALLRRQNYASLAQPTNEGEICIDDLVINKDYHQVTVRGKEISLTPIEFSILELLAAHRGQVFSIDKIYQKVWKEQTPFFSENTVMVHIRNIREKIEVNPRTPQYIKTVWGVGYRIDK; from the coding sequence ATGAGTGTTAAAATATTAGTTGTTGACGATGACAGGGAGATTCGCGATATCCTGCATATTTATCTCCGCAATGAAGGGTATCATGTGGTAGAGGCTGAGAACGGGGTCAAAGCACTTGAAATGTTGCAACTAGAAGCTTTCGATCTCATTATATTAGATATTATGATGCCTCATTTAGATGGGATTTCCGCCTGTCTTAAGATTAGAGAGAATTCGGGCATCCCCATCATCATGCTCTCAGCCAAAGGAGAGGACCTGGATAAGATCACTGGTCTGTCTACAGGTGGGGATGACTATATGACTAAGCCATTTAATCCTCTAGAATTAATAGCTAGAATCAAAGCCTTGTTAAGGAGACAAAATTATGCTTCCTTAGCTCAGCCGACAAATGAAGGTGAGATTTGTATAGACGATCTTGTAATCAACAAGGACTATCATCAAGTGACGGTGCGAGGCAAAGAGATTTCGTTAACACCTATTGAATTTTCTATACTAGAATTGTTAGCGGCTCATCGTGGTCAAGTATTTAGCATTGATAAAATTTATCAAAAAGTATGGAAGGAACAAACTCCGTTTTTCTCCGAAAATACGGTCATGGTCCATATTCGTAACATTCGTGAGAAGATCGAGGTTAATCCAAGAACCCCTCAATATATTAAGACAGTATGGGGAGTGGGGTATCGGATTGATAAATAA
- a CDS encoding phosphatase PAP2 family protein: MAPDKDTKLAKYRPLLWILIIPLLNICYGLLNHEGSRVSNLMTELDAQIPFVPAFIIPYMLWYPFIMVMLIVIFRKSEKTYYQTLITLCVGLVVSYVIYYFYQTTVPRPPVTEHGVIPSLVRFIYMTDQPYNCFPSIHVLTSYLVWKGSADCEDLSFISRSLISVMMGAIVLSTLFVKQHYILDIAGAIFIVQVLYYFTGKMLPVKLRVQNKASINKPLNE, translated from the coding sequence ATGGCGCCGGATAAAGACACTAAGTTGGCGAAGTATCGTCCGCTTTTATGGATACTCATTATTCCATTGTTGAATATTTGCTACGGATTATTAAACCATGAGGGGTCACGAGTCAGTAATTTGATGACCGAACTTGATGCGCAAATTCCATTTGTACCCGCCTTTATTATCCCTTATATGTTGTGGTATCCCTTTATTATGGTCATGTTAATTGTGATTTTTAGGAAAAGTGAAAAGACATATTATCAAACGTTGATCACTTTATGTGTTGGACTTGTCGTATCCTATGTTATTTATTACTTTTATCAGACAACCGTACCACGCCCACCAGTTACAGAACATGGGGTCATACCCTCACTTGTGCGGTTTATATATATGACAGATCAACCCTACAATTGTTTTCCTAGTATCCACGTTTTGACTAGCTATTTAGTATGGAAGGGTTCAGCAGATTGTGAAGATTTATCATTCATCTCACGTTCGTTAATCAGCGTAATGATGGGCGCTATAGTTCTTTCTACACTTTTTGTGAAGCAGCACTATATATTAGATATCGCCGGGGCAATTTTTATAGTGCAAGTATTATATTACTTCACAGGGAAAATGCTACCAGTTAAATTACGAGTGCAGAATAAAGCTTCGATAAATAAGCCATTGAACGAATAG
- a CDS encoding class I SAM-dependent methyltransferase — protein sequence MTSISGVVQERLLFFYKFLRSPGQIGSVTPSSKYLARAMIDSVPWEEVKYVAELGSGTGAITKYIRSAVNSNTRVMLFEKDRTLYRSLKYQYSEFPCYRNACRLQSILGQEKIEQLDCVISGLPFYNFPQEMRYQLLDQVISSLRDGGLFLAFQYSHQMKKQLSERFDIEAIKFVALNVPPAFVYVCRKRGVS from the coding sequence ATTACAAGTATAAGTGGGGTAGTACAAGAAAGGCTCTTATTTTTCTATAAGTTTCTACGGTCACCTGGACAGATTGGAAGTGTGACACCAAGCTCCAAATATTTAGCCAGAGCAATGATTGATTCAGTTCCGTGGGAGGAGGTCAAATATGTAGCGGAGCTTGGGTCGGGGACAGGAGCCATAACGAAATATATTCGGTCGGCAGTAAATAGCAATACACGAGTAATGCTGTTTGAGAAAGACCGAACTTTATATCGTTCGTTAAAATATCAATATTCGGAATTTCCTTGTTACAGGAATGCTTGCCGATTACAATCTATCCTGGGTCAGGAAAAGATTGAGCAGCTTGATTGTGTCATTAGTGGACTTCCTTTTTATAATTTCCCCCAAGAAATGCGATATCAGCTACTGGATCAGGTTATCAGTTCCTTGAGGGACGGGGGACTGTTCCTTGCTTTTCAATATTCACATCAAATGAAAAAGCAATTGTCTGAACGCTTTGATATAGAAGCTATAAAATTTGTAGCTTTAAATGTTCCTCCAGCTTTCGTCTATGTTTGTAGAAAACGAGGTGTAAGCTGA